A DNA window from Carassius gibelio isolate Cgi1373 ecotype wild population from Czech Republic chromosome A6, carGib1.2-hapl.c, whole genome shotgun sequence contains the following coding sequences:
- the LOC128016084 gene encoding aurora kinase C-like, producing the protein METAARNKSSKGLKIQPPENEKVSAGGPKRVPVTQSAQKPVLTSNTRVLGSAHGPQRIQRKPIGVSVPVKHTRPGDQNLNPEPLQTPTQSKPQGTKSPEPSKQNRLQQTPSAGTSSNAKKAWSLENFDIGRALGKGKFGSVYLARERQTKFILALKVLFKTQLEKAGVEHQLRREVEIQSHLRHPNILRLYGYFHDAARVYLILEFAPKGELYGELQRCGTFDDQRSATYIMELADALSYCHSKNVIHRDIKPENLLLGANGELKIADFGWSVHTPSSRRSTLCGTLDYLPPEMIEGKTHDEKVDLWSLGVLCYEFLVGHPPFETKSHDETYRKISRVEFTYPAHVSEGSRDLIGRLLKHNPMHRLPIQSVLEHPWVLENSSKKPTPRTPTSS; encoded by the exons ATGGAAACTGCTGCAAGAAACAAATCGAGCAAAGGCCTGAAGATCCAACCTCCTGAGAACGAGAAG GTTTCTGCCGGTGGACCCAAGAGAGTTCCGGTGACCCAGAGCGCTCAGAAGCCCGTGTTGACGTCGAACACGCGTGTTCTCGGCTCAGCACACGGACCGCAGCGCATCCAGCGCAAGCCCATCGGAGTCTCTGTTCCTGTGAAACACACACGTCCCGGAGACCAGAACCTCAATCCAGAGCCACTCCAAACACCAACACAGAGCAAACCTCAGGGAACGAAATCTCCTGAACCCAGCAAACAGAACAGACTCCAGC AAACTCCTTCCGCTGGAACATCCAGTAATGCCAA GAAAGCGTGGAGTTTGGAGAATTTCGACATCGGAAGAGCTCTGGGCAAAGGCAAGTTTGGGAGTGTGTATCTGGCCAGGGAACGTCAGACCAAGTTCATCCTGGCACTCAAAGTCCTGTTCAAAACTCAGCTGGAGAAAGCTGGAGTGGAGCACCAGCTGCGGAGAGAAGTGGAGATCCAGTCACATCTCCG ACATCCCAATATCCTGCGTCTCTACGGTTATTTCCACGACGCGGCACGTGTTTATCTGATCCTGGAGTTCGCTCCTAAAGGAGAGCTGTATGGAGAGCTCCAGCGCTGCGGGACGTTCGATGACCAGCGGAGTGCCACG TATATAATGGAGCTTGCAGATGCTCTGAGCTACTGTCACTCAAAGAACGTGATTCACAGAGACATCAAACCTGAAAACCTCCTGCTGGGGGCCAACGGAGAGCTGAAGATCGCAGACTTCGGATGGTCCGTCCACACACCCTCCTCCAG GAGGTCGACGCTGTGCGGTACGCTGGACTATCTTCCTCCAGAGATGATTGAAGGCAAAACGCATGACGAGAAAGTGGATCTGTGGAGTCTAGGAGTGCTCTGCTATGAGTTTCTGGTTGGCCACCCACCTTTCGAAACAAAGAGCCATGACGAAACGTACCGCAAGATTTCTAGA GTTGAGTTCACGTATCCGGCTCACGTGAGCGAGGGCAGCCGAGACCTGATCGGCAGACTGCTGAAGCACAACCCCATGCACCGGCTCCCCATCCAGAGCGTCTTGGAGCACCCATGGGTGCTGGAGAACTCCTCCAAGAAACCAACCCCTCGCACGCCAACCAGCAGCTGA